One Terriglobia bacterium DNA segment encodes these proteins:
- a CDS encoding DUF444 family protein, with protein sequence MILNIEQDYLRFRQIVRGKIKQDLKKYISQGELIGKKGKDFVSIPIPQIEMPNFRFGRRNTGGVGQGEGEPGTPLAPGDVDEDGSGKAGNAPGGHILEVDLTMEELAQILAEELELPRIRPKGSARIRTERDHYSQVSKVGPESLRHFKRTYKEALKRQITAGTYDPLNPYIVPIHEDKRYLSWKTKQKPESNALILYMMDVSGSMGDEQKEIVRVESFWIDTWIQTNYNGVVTRYIIHDAVAQEVDKETFFHTRESGGTVISSAYELCNKIIEDEYPQELWNVYVFHFSDGDNWSGGDTDRCIHLLKIDLLPKVNLFGYGQVESTYGSGQFIRELENNIQDIDNMVLSRIENKDDIYQSIKDFLGKGK encoded by the coding sequence GTGATTCTCAATATTGAGCAGGATTATCTCCGGTTCCGGCAGATCGTCCGGGGCAAGATCAAGCAAGACCTGAAGAAGTACATCTCACAGGGCGAGCTGATCGGCAAGAAGGGAAAGGATTTCGTCAGCATTCCGATCCCGCAGATCGAAATGCCGAACTTCCGCTTCGGCCGCCGGAATACCGGCGGCGTCGGCCAGGGGGAAGGCGAGCCCGGCACTCCGCTGGCACCAGGCGACGTCGACGAGGACGGCAGCGGAAAAGCCGGCAACGCCCCGGGCGGCCACATCCTCGAAGTCGATCTCACGATGGAGGAGCTCGCGCAAATTCTTGCGGAGGAGCTCGAACTGCCGCGCATCCGGCCCAAAGGCAGCGCCCGCATCCGGACCGAACGCGACCATTATTCGCAGGTTTCCAAGGTTGGCCCCGAATCACTGCGTCATTTCAAGCGCACCTACAAGGAAGCGCTCAAACGCCAGATCACGGCCGGCACTTACGATCCGCTGAACCCGTACATCGTGCCGATCCACGAGGATAAGCGCTATCTCTCCTGGAAAACCAAGCAGAAGCCGGAGAGCAACGCGCTCATCCTTTACATGATGGACGTCTCGGGCTCGATGGGCGACGAGCAGAAAGAAATCGTGCGCGTCGAGTCGTTCTGGATCGATACCTGGATCCAGACGAACTACAACGGCGTGGTCACCCGATACATCATCCATGACGCGGTCGCGCAGGAAGTCGACAAGGAAACCTTTTTCCATACCCGGGAGAGCGGCGGAACGGTCATCTCATCGGCATACGAACTGTGCAACAAGATCATCGAGGACGAATACCCGCAGGAACTGTGGAATGTCTATGTCTTCCATTTTTCCGACGGCGACAACTGGTCGGGCGGGGACACCGACCGCTGTATCCATCTTCTGAAGATAGACCTTCTCCCCAAGGTTAACTTATTTGGCTACGGCCAGGTCGAGAGCACATACGGAAGCGGACAGTTCATCCGCGAGCTGGAAAACAACATACAGGACATCGACAACATGGTCCTGTCGCGGATCGAGAACAAAGACGACATTTACCAATCGATCAAGGATTTCCTGGGAAAGGGCAAGTAG
- a CDS encoding serine protein kinase produces MQDQAGTINILSAIENLQSAQEYQELNWEGSLEDYLRLVQDSPRVTRNAFQRIYDMIVSHGVEEYVEHKKKITRYRFFKDYAHDGRDAVYGIEQSLTHLVDIFKSASRNYGTERRVILLHGPVGSAKSTMVRLLKKGLEEYSRKPEGAMYTFTWTNIANDVEKEVFALVNDELPCPMREEPLHLIPVDQRGKLIDELMRNSSEPGFQIQIEGDLCPACRQMYRELTRRYKGDWFKVMDHVKVRRLVLSEKDRNGIGTFQPKDEKNQDSTELTGDINYRKIAIYGSDSDARAFNFDGEFNVANRGIIEFIEVLKLEVAFLYDLLGASQEHKIKPKKFPQTDIDEVIIGHTNEPEYRKLQNNEFMEALRDRTVKIDIPYITKLGDEIKVYEKDYNAERIRGKHIAPHTVEMASMWAVLTRLETPKKANLTLLQKLKLYDGKTLPGYTEDSVKELQREASREGMDGISPRYIQDKISNALVNEQFAGCVNPFMVLNELENGLRHHSLIKSDEQRKNFRELLSVVKHEYEDIVKNEVQRAISADEEAISRLCSNYIDNVKAYTQKERVKNKYTGQDEEPDERLMRSIEEKIDIPESRKDDFRREIMNYIGALAIEGKHFNYRTNERLYKALELKLFEDRKDSIKLTSLVSNVVDKETQEKIDVVKSRLIKNYAYCDVCATDVLNYVASIFARGDAKE; encoded by the coding sequence ATGCAAGACCAGGCAGGAACCATAAATATTCTCAGCGCGATCGAAAACCTTCAGAGTGCCCAGGAATATCAGGAACTGAATTGGGAAGGGTCCTTAGAGGATTATCTCCGGCTCGTTCAGGATAGCCCGAGGGTGACGCGGAACGCATTCCAGCGGATCTACGACATGATTGTCTCGCATGGCGTGGAGGAATACGTCGAGCACAAGAAGAAGATCACACGATATCGCTTCTTCAAGGACTACGCGCACGACGGCCGGGACGCCGTTTACGGAATTGAACAGAGCCTGACGCACCTGGTCGACATCTTCAAGTCGGCCTCCCGTAACTACGGAACGGAACGCCGCGTTATTCTGCTGCATGGTCCGGTCGGGAGCGCGAAAAGCACAATGGTCCGCCTCCTGAAGAAGGGTCTCGAGGAGTACTCGCGCAAGCCGGAAGGCGCCATGTATACCTTCACGTGGACCAACATCGCGAACGACGTCGAGAAGGAAGTCTTCGCCCTGGTCAACGATGAACTGCCGTGCCCGATGCGCGAAGAGCCGCTTCACCTGATACCTGTCGATCAGCGTGGCAAGCTGATCGACGAATTGATGCGCAACAGCAGCGAACCGGGCTTCCAGATCCAGATTGAAGGCGATCTCTGCCCCGCCTGCCGCCAGATGTATCGCGAGCTGACGCGGCGCTACAAAGGCGACTGGTTCAAGGTCATGGACCATGTGAAGGTTCGCCGCCTGGTTTTGTCCGAAAAGGACCGGAACGGGATCGGCACCTTCCAGCCCAAGGACGAGAAGAACCAGGATTCAACCGAACTCACCGGCGACATCAATTACCGGAAGATCGCCATCTACGGTTCCGATTCCGACGCCCGGGCCTTCAACTTCGACGGTGAATTCAATGTCGCCAACCGCGGCATCATTGAATTCATCGAAGTTTTGAAGCTCGAAGTCGCGTTCCTTTATGATCTGCTCGGCGCCAGCCAGGAACACAAGATCAAACCGAAGAAGTTCCCCCAGACCGATATCGACGAAGTCATCATCGGTCATACCAACGAGCCCGAGTATCGCAAACTCCAGAACAACGAGTTCATGGAAGCGCTCCGCGACCGCACCGTGAAAATCGATATTCCTTACATCACCAAGCTCGGCGACGAGATCAAGGTCTACGAAAAGGACTACAACGCCGAAAGGATCCGCGGCAAGCATATCGCTCCGCACACGGTCGAGATGGCGTCCATGTGGGCGGTCCTGACCCGGCTGGAAACGCCGAAGAAGGCGAACCTCACGCTGCTCCAGAAACTCAAGCTGTATGACGGGAAGACGCTGCCGGGATACACCGAAGATTCCGTCAAAGAACTGCAGCGCGAAGCCAGCCGCGAAGGCATGGACGGCATCTCGCCGCGCTACATCCAGGACAAGATCTCGAACGCGTTGGTCAACGAACAGTTCGCCGGCTGCGTGAACCCGTTCATGGTCCTGAACGAACTCGAGAACGGCCTGCGCCATCATTCGCTCATCAAGTCCGACGAGCAGCGGAAGAACTTCCGGGAGCTGCTCTCCGTCGTCAAACACGAGTACGAGGACATCGTGAAGAACGAGGTGCAGCGGGCGATCTCGGCGGACGAGGAAGCCATTTCGAGGCTGTGCTCGAACTATATCGACAACGTAAAGGCCTACACGCAGAAGGAACGCGTCAAGAACAAGTACACCGGGCAGGATGAGGAGCCGGATGAGCGCCTGATGCGATCGATCGAAGAGAAGATCGACATTCCGGAAAGCCGGAAGGACGACTTCCGCCGCGAGATCATGAACTACATCGGCGCCCTGGCCATCGAAGGCAAGCACTTCAATTACAGGACGAATGAACGGCTGTACAAGGCTCTGGAGCTGAAGCTGTTCGAAGACCGCAAGGATTCGATCAAGCTCACCAGTCTGGTTTCAAATGTGGTCGATAAGGAAACGCAGGAAAAGATCGATGTGGTGAAGAGCCGTCTGATCAAGAACTATGCGTATTGCGACGTCTGCGCCACAGACGTTTTGAATTACGTCGCAAGCATCTTCGCCCGAGGAGATGCCAAGGAATAG
- the der gene encoding ribosome biogenesis GTPase Der, giving the protein MQKESDDFMPSPLPLIAIIGRPNIGKSTIFNRLIGERRSIVTDEPGITRDRIYGTVDWHGRSYEIVDTGGIVPGEETEIPVRIFEQAQIAIENAALIFLIVDGRTSITSPDLELARLLRRTGKPLFLVVNKIDSAKQASDVSEFYRLGIDHVFPISAEHGRGITELLDEVAISIPAPEETEDDASGEIRVAIIGRPNVGKSTLLNKLVGEERAMVSPIAGTTRDAVDSVVRHEDLTIRFVDTAGIRRKGKTELRAEKLSVVMARRHLERSDVAILVIDGVEGVTALDAHIGGYAHEAGRSVIIAVNKWDAVQKNYRVTADYETEIREKLKFLSFAPIVFISAKTGQRVQRLYGAINEVHKARFVRIATRDLNEFLKQETLSRGGLPSDVKIRYIAQVKVDPPTFVMFSNKLKKLHFSFERFIENRIRERFPFPGTPIIIKQRLKNADARNPR; this is encoded by the coding sequence GTGCAAAAGGAAAGCGACGATTTCATGCCATCTCCATTACCACTCATTGCCATCATTGGACGACCGAACATCGGCAAATCCACTATATTCAATCGCCTTATCGGCGAGCGCCGCAGCATCGTCACCGACGAGCCCGGCATCACAAGGGATCGAATCTACGGAACTGTCGATTGGCACGGCCGTTCCTACGAAATTGTCGATACCGGCGGCATCGTTCCCGGCGAAGAAACCGAGATCCCCGTCCGCATCTTCGAGCAGGCGCAAATTGCTATCGAGAACGCCGCTCTCATCTTTCTCATCGTGGATGGCCGGACCAGCATTACATCCCCAGATCTGGAACTCGCCCGGCTTCTACGCCGTACGGGCAAGCCCCTCTTCCTCGTAGTCAATAAAATCGATTCGGCAAAGCAGGCGTCCGACGTGTCCGAGTTCTATCGCCTTGGCATCGACCATGTCTTTCCAATTTCAGCCGAACATGGCCGCGGGATCACCGAACTATTGGACGAGGTTGCAATTTCAATACCAGCCCCTGAAGAGACCGAAGACGACGCTTCAGGCGAGATCCGGGTCGCCATTATCGGCCGGCCGAATGTGGGTAAGTCCACGCTGCTCAACAAGCTGGTTGGCGAGGAACGGGCCATGGTGTCGCCCATCGCCGGTACCACCCGGGATGCGGTGGACAGTGTGGTCCGGCATGAGGATCTGACCATCCGTTTCGTGGATACAGCTGGAATTCGACGAAAAGGGAAGACCGAGCTCCGGGCTGAAAAGCTCAGCGTGGTCATGGCCCGCCGTCACCTCGAGCGCAGCGATGTCGCCATTCTCGTGATCGACGGGGTGGAGGGCGTGACGGCCCTCGACGCTCACATTGGCGGCTATGCCCACGAAGCGGGAAGATCGGTGATCATCGCCGTCAATAAATGGGACGCCGTCCAGAAAAACTATCGTGTTACGGCCGATTACGAGACCGAGATCCGGGAGAAACTGAAGTTTCTATCCTTTGCGCCCATCGTCTTCATCTCTGCCAAGACCGGACAGCGCGTCCAGAGACTATATGGAGCGATCAATGAGGTTCATAAGGCAAGGTTTGTCCGGATTGCAACCCGGGATTTGAACGAGTTCCTGAAGCAGGAGACGCTCTCCCGCGGCGGCCTGCCTTCGGATGTCAAAATCCGATATATCGCCCAGGTCAAGGTCGATCCGCCGACTTTCGTCATGTTTTCCAACAAACTGAAGAAACTGCACTTCTCGTTCGAGCGCTTCATCGAAAACCGCATCCGCGAGCGATTTCCATTCCCGGGAACGCCGATTATAATCAAGCAGCGGTTGAAAAATGCCGACGCCCGAAATCCCCGATAA
- a CDS encoding MerR family transcriptional regulator produces the protein MPTPEIPDKLFFKISDVCDIVGVEPYVLRFWETEFPGLAPEKSKAGHRVYKRKDVENILRVKELLYDRGFTIAGARKQLSKARGTRKQNRDEVLLRVRNELRDILTLLQRKT, from the coding sequence ATGCCGACGCCCGAAATCCCCGATAAGCTTTTCTTCAAGATCAGTGACGTGTGCGACATCGTCGGTGTTGAGCCTTACGTCCTCCGCTTCTGGGAAACCGAATTCCCCGGCCTTGCCCCCGAAAAATCCAAAGCCGGCCACCGCGTATATAAAAGGAAGGACGTCGAGAATATTCTGCGGGTGAAGGAACTTCTGTACGATCGCGGATTCACGATCGCCGGCGCCCGTAAACAGCTGTCGAAGGCACGCGGTACCAGAAAACAGAATCGCGACGAGGTGCTGCTCCGGGTCCGCAACGAGCTGCGGGACATCTTGACTTTGCTCCAGCGGAAAACCTAA